From a single Nicotiana tomentosiformis chromosome 2, ASM39032v3, whole genome shotgun sequence genomic region:
- the LOC138905002 gene encoding uncharacterized protein, with the protein MADNKGKGVKVDDSDKIAVGLKYIMQIAESVVIPSEEADSPPTAAGESSRTLVDDVPLSQFLTGSSSNTREQITDASAFESADALLAGLNLNPAPQPAEEEELVLSYPISPPACLNFSSSDGINDATDREIAQLKLLIQLCEGEIIEASLRASVTLLIQAAGYEYARNLFKSLWSQMSYYRAEKEKLTKLLEEAYPPPCRGLHNPEKIPEVMTRNKKEFVDQTLQIPPQVSSFR; encoded by the exons ATGGCTGATAACAAAGGAAAAGGCGTCAAAGTCGATGATTCCGACAAAATCGCCGTTGGATTGAAGTATATAATGCAAATTGCTGAAAGCGTTGTCATTCCATCAGAAGAAGCCGATTCTCCACCTACTGCCGCCGGAGAAAGCTCCAGAACTCTGGTAGATGATGTGCCTTTGTCACAATTTCTTACAGGTAGTAGCTCCAACACGAGAGAGCAAATTACAGATGCCTCGGCTTTTGAATCCGCCGATGCTCTTTTAGCAGGGCTCAACCTCAATCCTGCTCCTCAGCCTGCTGAGGAGGAAGAACTTGTCCTTTCTTATCCGATATCCCCCCCTGCTTGTCTCAATTTTTCCAGTTCCGATGGAATTAATGATGCTACAGACCGTGAAATTGCACAATTGAAACTGTTGATTCAATTGTGCGAAGGCGAAATTATCGAAGCAAGCTTAAGAGCAAGCGTTACCCTTTTAATTCAAGCAGCTGGGTACGAGTATGCTAGGAACTTGTTTAAGAGCCTTTGGTCCCAAATGAGTTATTATCGTGCGGAAAAAGAGAAGCTCACTAAACTTCTGGAGGAGGCTTACCCGCCGCCGTGCAG gggtcttcataacccagaaaagataCCAGAAGTTATGACAAGAAACAAGAAAGAgttcgtggatcaaacgctgcaaattcctccacaagtttcaagcttcaggtaa